GCCTTCCACTCGGCCGTCCCCATCCCATCTGAACAATTCAAACAGTTCATATAAATCACAGCACCGATAGTAATAATTTGAAATGGGTGCAGACAGTAGTAGCAGAACCCAACATACACAGACTGTAAAGAAGAACTCACAGTGGTTGTTCTCGCAGACGAGTATGACGGGGAGCTTCCATAGCGCGGCCATGTTGAGCGCCTCGAAGAGCTGTCCCTGGTTTGCGGCGCCATCGCCGTAGAGGTCGAAGGTGACGGTGCCTTCCTTCCTGTACCTCTGCGCGAAGGCGATGCCGCACCCCAGGGGCACCTGCGCGCCGACGATGCCGTGGCCGCCGTAGAAGTTGGCGTCCTTCTTGTAGAAGTGCATGGACCCGCCCTTGCCCCTGGAGCACCCGTCTTGGCGGCCCATGAGCTcggcgaaggcggcgacgaGATCCCCGCCGCGGGCGAGGTAGAGGCAGTGGTCGCGGTATGCGGTGATGATGGCGTCGCGGCGGGTGATGGCGGCCTCCATGCCCACGGCGACGGCCTCCTGGCCGTCGTAGAGGTGGCAGAAGCCCCGGATGAGCTTGGCCTTGTAGAGGGAGTCGGCCGCGATCTCGGCGCGCCGCATCAGCGCCATGtcgcggaagaaggcgaggagcTCGCGCGGGGTGGTGGAGACGGTGCGGGGAGGCGGGTCGACGAGGTGGGGCTTGAAGGGGAGCGAGGTCTCGACTGTGAGCGGCTCCGAGGAGTCGGAGACCGCGCGGCGGGCGAGGTCGAGCGTCGGCGCCGCGCGTGGGGGAGCTGCGCCGGCGGGGTTTAGGCGGCGGAGGATGGTCGCGGCCATGTTGTTTGTTGTGTTGGCGTGGCGACGGCGACTCGCTGAGGCGAAGTACTATGTGATGCTCTGCGGGAGTAGACGGGGAGCGGAGCGTGGCGAAGGTAGTTGGGGAGGTGGGACTTTGGGCAGGGTGAtcgggcgccgccgcgtggTGCGGATGCGTGGCGCGCGCTTTGGCGGGATGCCGTGGCATCTCGGATTGGGCGCGTCGGCGCGTGTCGCGCGTTCACGGGAGGTTGGACACAGAAATACGGAGTAGCTCTTTCCGTTTTCGCCGTTGTTCTCAATCTCCCACCTATCTAATTTTCACACGTACAAAAACGTGACATAAGATGAAATACAAATGACCGGCCCCGGATTTATAGCAGGGTTTTTTCCAGAAGCACTGGGTTGTTCTGGTGAAATCTGATATTTGTGCTGCTCTTTTAAAATTCCTACAAAATGGTGAATTGCCTGTTGAATTAAATAAAATTATCTTAGTTCTAAAAGTTATATTATCTTCAGAATTTATCTCAGTACCGGCCAATAGCACTTGGTTTAATCCAAACAAAGGAGATCTGCAATACACCAACCAACGGAACAAAGACATAAAATTCACGAAACTAATTATCAGAATCCAAGCAACTGAACAAACCAAACGTTTCGTGTACTTGTTCAATTTGCAATTTTAAATTTTCAACAATTATAtcttttagaaagaaaaaaacaagaaaacgaTAAAGAAAACTATAAACAATAAATGGAGACAAGATTAAAAGCCTATAAAAAACTTTAGCCCTTTCACCGTCATTTCCTAGTACCAAAAGGGAGTGTTTAGTTTCAATAGCAGTTTTTAGCAATGCATTAGCAAAATTTAGTAGAAAGTTCATGATCAACACCAACACCGACTGGATTTCAGTTTTCTATAACACCCAACACTAGCCAAAATTCAAAAGAACTCAGAAATTTTAAGACTAAAATTGATgcgagataaaaaaaactgaaaattgaTAATTATAAGATTAATAGAGTAGAACTGAAGAGTGGAAGTGGGTAATAAAACTGAACACTAACAGACAAGACCGACAGAAAGAAATTTGTACTTCAGGATTCAAACTGATTACTGAAACTGAAAACTTAAAAACTGAAGACTGAAACCCAGGAATAAAATTGAAGACGACTAATAAGAGTCTCAAACTGCGAGTGAATCAGAGAAGACACATGAAGATCGACAAGTCTGATACGAAGACCAAAATATGCAAATCTAAACCATTAAGTCGTAGCGACTCGGAGAGCAACAGGAGCAGCCACGTTGACGGCTACTATATATATGATAGTGTGCTCCTCGGGGATTTGGTTTCCTGCTGGTTTTTTGCTGCAAATTTCTCACAAGTAAATAAATTATCTCATTTCTCTTGTTTTTTCCGTTCGTTCCATATTCGGCAGAAGTAATACGTTAATGCAATTGCGGGCTTGATATTTGACATCACGGCGGCCGTTGCTCCATGCAAATGAGGAGGATGGCACCTAAGTCGATATCCACGCCACCTTGCTGCGCATCAAATTTATAAAACCGATTGCGTTAACTCAAATATTTTTTCCCGATAGGCTTTAATTTCTgaatatgttttgcatatcTAAATGAAgcatatgtatttttaaacGGCCAGATTGCAGGGACTAGATTAGGGAATATTGCTGCCAAAACTTAGTCCGAGTCCCGACTTCAGAATTTTTTTCAGGGTATGACATTTTGGGCATGCTCTAGATGTTTTAATGTCGGATGTCAGTAGATGCAAATGCAAATGGTGTCATTTGCAtcatttaattttgtttttatttctgcACTTGTGTTATTGATACCAACCTGGACTGTGTGGTACTTGCTTGGATGTTTTACTTTCTTAAAGGCACTAACAAGTTCTAAATCTTTGGTTATCGATCACTGTTTTATTTAGTTCCGATTTATGAAATGCCAAGGGCACATGGCTATGGCATCAATTTAT
This is a stretch of genomic DNA from Brachypodium distachyon strain Bd21 chromosome 1, Brachypodium_distachyon_v3.0, whole genome shotgun sequence. It encodes these proteins:
- the LOC100821082 gene encoding pyruvate dehydrogenase E1 component subunit alpha-2, mitochondrial: MAATILRRLNPAGAAPPRAAPTLDLARRAVSDSSEPLTVETSLPFKPHLVDPPPRTVSTTPRELLAFFRDMALMRRAEIAADSLYKAKLIRGFCHLYDGQEAVAVGMEAAITRRDAIITAYRDHCLYLARGGDLVAAFAELMGRQDGCSRGKGGSMHFYKKDANFYGGHGIVGAQVPLGCGIAFAQRYRKEGTVTFDLYGDGAANQGQLFEALNMAALWKLPVILVCENNHYGMGTAEWKASKSPAYYKRGDYVPGLKVDGMDVLAVKQACKFAKEHVLENGPIILEMDTYRYHGHSMSDPGSTYRTRDEIAGIRQERDPIERVRKLILTHDLATAQELKDMEKEIRKEVDTAIAKAKESPMPDTSELFKNVYVNDCGLESFGVDRKVVRTVLP